GCAGCCGCCAGGGACGTGCCCTGTCCTCCAGAAGATTCAGGGCCGGAGGCAGGCTGCGGCGGCAGGTAGACGGTCACGTTTCGCTGGGCGAACTCGATTCCTTTTTCCTTGAAGGCTTTCTGGATCCGGTGGAAGACCTCGCGGCGGAGAATGAATTGCTCGCCGGGAATACATTTGAATTTCACACGCATGATCATGGCGGAGTCGTCCATGGCCCGCACCCCAACCGACTTGATGTCGCTCAGCAAAACGCTTCCGAACTCTTCTTCCTTCATTTGCTTGTTGATCTTCTTGATGATTTTGCGGATTGCGTCGGGATCGGTATCGAAACGGACCCGGATGTCGATTTTTTCGATGATATAATCGCGGGTGAAGTTTTGCACCATTTTGAGATCCCCGAAGGGGACGACGAAAATTTGCCCACGCGGATGCCGGAGCCTGATGGAACGGAGGGATATATGCTCCACTGTGCCCTTGGCGGTACCGGCCTCGACGTAGTCTCCTACCCGGAAGGCGTCGTCGATCAGAAAAAAGACGCCGGCGATGATGTCCTTCACCAGTGTCTGGGATCCAAAGCCGATGGCAAGACCTACTACCCCGGCACCGGCAAGGAGAGGCGCGATGTTCACGCCAAGGGAGGCGAGGATACTGAAACCGATGACGATAAAAAGGAAAGCCATAATGAATTTACGAAGCAGCAAAAGGAGTGTGCCGCTGCGGGAACCTCCTGAACCTCCTGCGCCTCCCTCTTCGCCTTCATCGCTCTCAAACGGAATTTCCTCTTTTATCCTCTGGTCGATGCGGGCCTTCACGACTTCCCAGGCAATCAACCCCAGAACCAGCGCGATAACGACGCCAAGAACGTTTCTGGCGAAGATCCATCCGAAGTCGAACTCGATGCCCCAGAGTTCAAGGGCCGCAAAGAAAAGGAAGATCAGGAGCACCGCCCGAAAGGCCTTGCGAATCACAGGGAAGTAGATGCTCATGTCTCTTCCCGATTTCTTGTCACGACGATCCGAGGACATTCCCAACGACTTTCCCGACCCTGCACCTGCACTTTCATCCGGCGTCGAGAGATCGATCACCTCTCGAGGCTTTCCACTCAACCATGTAAGTATCTGCTGCAACCACTGATCCATGCCGATGCAGAGGGGAACGAGGAAGAGGCTCAAGATGAGCTTGCGAATCGTTGCGTCGGCGTAGGTGAGAACCCTCACCCACCAGTATCCGCCGACCGCCAGTGCAAAGAAGACCGCCGGATAGTGCCAATAGTTGGCGCAGCTTCGACGAAGCAGTTGCGCAGAAATGGAGTCCGGGGTTCCGAGCGGACAAATCGCCATTGCCACGCGATGCCGGACCTGCCAGATCATCACGGCGAGAAGGATGCTCACGATGGGGCCGGCGGTGGAATAGACGAACAGGAACAAATCCCGGTTTGCTCCGGATTTTTGCAGGGCCAGAGCCAGGGCGGACCCCGGAATGACGGATGCGCTTATCCAGATGATCCAATTGTAGAGGAACCGCGCATCGGAATCGGATATGAATAACAGCCGCAGTTCGGGGGCCTTGGGAGATGCAATCACCCGAGCCGTTATTTCAACGATCCGGAAGTAATAGGTGAGAACGACAGCGCTTGAGACAATATATGCGGTTTGTTTCTGCCCGTAGATGATGAAATACGTCAGGAAAGTGACCAGCACGTACACAGCAAGCCCAAGAATGTCCAGTGCCAGCCTTGAAAGGAAGACGCCCGCCTTCTCCCACCCGAAGCGTGGGATCCCTGCGAGCAACTGGCTCCGGAGTTTTTCGGTCTTACGCAGCAGAACACGTTCCGCGGCCCAGCCCATGAGAATGATGAAGACGAGCAAAGCCATGGCCGTA
This region of Desulforhabdus amnigena genomic DNA includes:
- a CDS encoding mechanosensitive ion channel family protein, with product MAFMPWRKIGCIVFLGSLFFTSATIGWAQGFGKVKSKAPPKEEKIPANLTPEQVDGYLAGISDEQARRLLAAELKEKATEKSSKESTEQVVGKEPALVLGFFAAQSDLAALSDQLGRIVAGAHMAAETDVWEKLVGGKGLDAFLTAMALLVFIILMGWAAERVLLRKTEKLRSQLLAGIPRFGWEKAGVFLSRLALDILGLAVYVLVTFLTYFIIYGQKQTAYIVSSAVVLTYYFRIVEITARVIASPKAPELRLLFISDSDARFLYNWIIWISASVIPGSALALALQKSGANRDLFLFVYSTAGPIVSILLAVMIWQVRHRVAMAICPLGTPDSISAQLLRRSCANYWHYPAVFFALAVGGYWWVRVLTYADATIRKLILSLFLVPLCIGMDQWLQQILTWLSGKPREVIDLSTPDESAGAGSGKSLGMSSDRRDKKSGRDMSIYFPVIRKAFRAVLLIFLFFAALELWGIEFDFGWIFARNVLGVVIALVLGLIAWEVVKARIDQRIKEEIPFESDEGEEGGAGGSGGSRSGTLLLLLRKFIMAFLFIVIGFSILASLGVNIAPLLAGAGVVGLAIGFGSQTLVKDIIAGVFFLIDDAFRVGDYVEAGTAKGTVEHISLRSIRLRHPRGQIFVVPFGDLKMVQNFTRDYIIEKIDIRVRFDTDPDAIRKIIKKINKQMKEEEFGSVLLSDIKSVGVRAMDDSAMIMRVKFKCIPGEQFILRREVFHRIQKAFKEKGIEFAQRNVTVYLPPQPASGPESSGGQGTSLAAAGAAAAAAIAQAEAEALAQSTEKKKPE